The following coding sequences are from one Dreissena polymorpha isolate Duluth1 chromosome 8, UMN_Dpol_1.0, whole genome shotgun sequence window:
- the LOC127842034 gene encoding uncharacterized protein LOC127842034: MDNSKIASLFILFGLSTICGFLSILLLKCLIRKFGTSSKVNLVVSWLDCFSGGVFFAATVLDLLPEAREVMENALKHYDFETEYPLTELLLCVGFFSMLFVEHLSHFLCSPRKVEKSNEANAEPQKHEDVAIEVHGKHSENTVIFESCIDSSVSQTYGAIGQPGKEKSPVWSAIPTDSFATDTKNKSSLSVAFTSDDGKNPDIRNAESTNFLSDANTSTEPRTEEGKRSKIRGAVLLIALSLHMIFDGLALGLLTETSAVWQLLGALSVHKCLVFFTIGIQSVEILSSSKKAACIVIVLALVSPLGLLIDEAINSSDDVITRDTVSAVLQGIATGTFLFVTFFEILLRELGSHNSTLLKIIFSFFGFVLMALVRLLAHED, from the coding sequence ATGGATAACAGCAAAATTGCCAGCTTGTTTATATTATTTGGACTATCAACCATTTGCGGATTTCTTTCCATTCTTCTGTTAAAATGTTTGATCAGAAAATTTGGGACTTCAAGTAAAGTTAACCTGGTCGTTAGTTGGTTGGACTGCTTTTCTGGCGGGGTGTTTTTCGCAGCAACGGTTTTGGACCTTTTACCGGAAGCGCGCGAGGTGATGGAAAATGCGCTGAAGCACTATGACTTTGAAACGGAATATCCGCTCACGGAACTGCTTTTATGTGTAGGTTTCTTCTCTATGTTATTCGTTGAACATTTATCTCATTTCCTCTGCTCACCGAGAAAAGTGGAAAAATCCAACGAGGCAAACGCAGAGCCTCAAAAACACGAAGACGTTGCAATAGAAGTACACGGTAAACACAGCGAGAACACGGTCATCTTCGAGTCGTGTATCGACAGTTCTGTAAGTCAAACGTATGGCGCCATTGGCCAACCTGGCAAAGAAAAATCACCGGTCTGGTCAGCAATTCCTACAGACAGTTTCGCCACCGACACCAAAAATAAAAGCAGTCTCAGCGTTGCCTTTACTAGTGATGACGGTAAGAATCCAGACATTCGAAACGCTGAATCGACCAACTTTTTATCAGACGCAAATACTTCGACGGAGCCAAGAACAGAAGAGGGCAAGCGTTCAAAAATTCGGGGAGCGGTTCTACTTATAGCTCTGTCACTTCATATGATATTTGATGGTCTCGCACTTGGCCTGTTGACAGAGACGTCCGCCGTTTGGCAACTTCTGGGGGCGCTTTCTGTTCACAAATGTCTTGTGTTTTTCACGATTGGCATCCAGTCAGTTGAAATACTGTCGTCATCGAAGAAAGCGGCATGCATAGTTATTGTCTTGGCCCTTGTCAGTCCACTCGGCCTCCTTATCGACGAAGCTATAAATAGCTCCGATGACGTCATCACACGGGACACCGTTTCAGCGGTACTTCAAGGAATCGCCACGGGGACTTTCCTTTTCGTGACATTCTTTGAGATTTTGTTACGTGAACTTGGTTCACATAACTCAACGCTTCTGAAAATTATTTTCAGTTTCTTTGGATTTGTACTTATGGCACTTGTTCGTCTGCTAGCGCATGAGGATTAA